A region of Etheostoma cragini isolate CJK2018 chromosome 24, CSU_Ecrag_1.0, whole genome shotgun sequence DNA encodes the following proteins:
- the LOC117939235 gene encoding nck-associated protein 5-like isoform X6 encodes MREKLIHELEEERRLRLESEKRLREVTEESEVGRAQMVSLQQQFSRMEETVRSLLQNQGVGEQTAVDTVDIMKAYKDKLSEEVRKQYDGPEGNGSPSLIQTEPDLGRPPNADPDASQAEEDTDKSRPLLDRLKALEEKNSALASENESQREQYERCLDEVANQVVQALLTQKDLREECLKLRTRVFDLEQQNRALGVLFQQRIKPASDLLLQKLHSRILDISAADLLLETERSKAFLLSRNTDSPSSEIQLNGKAGLPVTKCLSQLSLTAPAPVYPRSSCSSSELSLSSACSEFSSGSYTWNDGRSCGKMSSLTWEKRLSLGSSAPSNICAALEEQLPTRRKESNILEGLRKLQRRKHRSSSASSKVSKSGDKDCMNSNEGIYSLGIKSGSKVVFKPTHVGRTAAVGGKKFSYDSDDADDELAHSRRGDNIPTKDSWLYCRRLSRSISDSLCSWEGIQDSGGGGDGSSGPGATKQPSGCYSKERPEKLMSFINSFLPEGGRTTAFSKPSFLHFNPSYHLSDPDDPEELNSESCEIGTSFSQPSEQDSKRMSRDAAKQLAQQCLRREQGRTQSADGRPRPFSLIKEPKGANCTQSEESILAIFDSEGQPIELCAQKLTAGSGPRNDIQSSKVVADYTDLVPRERPTRQKAENARNYSILESPEKPSEYQIRSSKTSNSREGSAERLSMQLTPQRKLIKPPSNRPNKGHSILPMNDSAGSKSSGSKIPGRNKPSGSPLGLPKGSSFDPSNNENSGPSGQEKSPSSPAVKLSRFIKTPGICLQSPKTVNSKLPSRTEWSKGSSSGSPHLSRRPLEYADKGEQPTRDKHCETTKNKLRSPSPPPPPGRTTSLLIRPNYEGSPQAHKTWVAQTSTPTTVRGPPPSYHTSLLPNMQTTLPIKDKDCLDLDAGYGTALAPQKLVEKTSQHLQKSPAMTPTKGTSKRMTSKDYLPSANSGCAPETEKSPRSSKNVPPPYSALRGSSLQNAFANKIGSTHENVHQTVQKTSVSLPISLQDNPQGKTEQQNSKAVVSPPSLVMLSPNTAEKASKTRIPMGFKPFFKSPPSHKNSPSIPGKQEKDHINSVSKETVTSNASTQCDSLKPVYSIESPPKMSITEGNGAVKCRLKEEDVHAAVLAEEGGVCDKGKSSSELFSRSTSVTNKSHLKPALGMNGAKARSQSFSTNYIEKPNINVLDGPGKIRTQIITNSGERGNTLSRQSSLEVPSVSLVESPIHSPRTRLSHYGGMTGSNSHNILPERTVKSGSKAERSHVKEARSLPISDRIGLNNICKPAKVASHPQFQPPSSCVLSSEKPVRETEGIATTLNEPDFSREVQIQTDSTVTEEKKISPTVCTIEEKVMMGIEENLQKCQEQEKVAASETKQKTGPSLANWFGLRKSKLPALGVKKADSPKGKEEKKESKIGSVLGGKHMKSDKRKDKKKNDNQQRDSQEVQNLSEMNNKLSSIMDHCNNQMGQIASQIQCTTAFIAKDQFVKEILGRTAVKGNCVAASPPGMSTPRRHSAMKGDMEICPDTATLVMTQKINLRAENEEGRIPDTACQDHMLGSSCQMRTLDSGIGTFPLPDSVTRASGRHIPKSESSPDGVTACSSDLDREPPSSYPDPSQPNVKVPSLPKTCLHAPASMGHSLSESSVTCCNNTQDTQSRLPKLAASDAIRTKRLSLCAPHSNIFTEDKKKESERKMKAHDHDMTGEKALQVSTHSGSSSDTETEAEGTGSSPQRTLISRSKRDSVNQNEETLKRSSMEKSLLIMDYYQHDTYSHLEKDSRRISQYNLLHKESSLDGKARDRLSEEIPMEKMPVSAQSDSLDFSLESLNHLNHSSSSSSSLYPDTSLGSRRVDCHADAGKSREDCCKGDEPSSSSISSKPGADPVGSLSDSLYDSFSSCTSQGSNEV; translated from the exons GATGGAAGAGACGGTGCGGTCGCTGCTGCAGAATCAGGGCGTTGGGGAGCAGACTGCTGTGGACACGGTGGACATCATGAAGGCCTACAAG GATAAACTCTCAGAGGAAGTGCGTAAACAGTATGATGGCCCCGAAGGGAATGGCTCTCCGTCGTTGATTCAAACGGAGCCAGACCTGGGGCGGCCACCGAACGCTGATCCCGATGCCAGCCAAGCAGAAGAGGACACAGACAAATCCAGACCTCTTCTAGATCGCCTCAAGGCCCTGGAG GAGAAGAATTCTGCCTTGGCCTCGGAGAACGAGAGCCAGAGGGAACAGTATGAACGCTGTCTGGATGAG GTTGCAAATCAAGTTGTGCAGGCGCTTCTCACCCAGAAG GATCTGAGAGAGGAATGTCTGAAGCTGCGAACGCGGGTTTTTGACCTCGAACAGCAGAATAGGGCGCTGGGTGTTTTGTTCCAGCAGCGGATCAAGCCCGCCTCGGACCTGCTTCTCCAG AAACTCCACTCTCGGATCTTGGATATATCTGCGGCAGATTTGCTtctggagacagagagaagcaaGGCCTTCTTGCTCTCCAGAAACACAGACTCTCCCTCCAGT GAGATTCAGTTGAATGGAAAGGCAGGTCTCCCTGTGACGAAGTGTCTTAGCCAGCTGAGTCTGACAGCACCAGCGCCTGTTTATCCACGCAGCAGCTGTAGCAGTAGTGAGTTGTCCCTGTCAAGTGCGTGCAGTGAATTCTCCAGCGGCTCCTACACCTGGAATGATGGACGCTCCTGTGGGAAAATG TCATCTCTGACCTGGGAAAAGAGGCTGAGTTTGGGTTCATCAGCCCCGAGTAATATCTGCGCCGCCCTAGAGGAGCAGCTCCCCACAAGGCGCAAGGAGAGCAACATACTCGAGGGACTGAGAAAGCTCCAGAGGAGGAAACACAGGAGCTCTTCTGCTTCATCCAAGGTCTCCAAGTCAGGCGACAAAGACTGCATGAACTCCAACGAGGGCATCTATTCGTTGGGTATTAAGAGTGGCAGTAAAGTGGTTTTCAAGCCTACCCATGTGGGTAGAACTGCAGCCGTTGGGGGCAAGAAGTTCTCTTATGATTCAGATGATGCAGATGATGAATTGGCACATTCCAGGCGAGGAGATAACATTCCCACCAAAGACAGTTGGCTGTACTGTAGGAGGCTCTCCCGTAGCATTTCAGACAGTTTGTGTAGCTGGGAGGGGATACAGGacagtggaggtggaggtgacGGTAGCTCAGGACCCGGGGCTACAAAACAACCTTCTGGTTGTTACTCAAAAGAGCGTCCTGAGAAACTCATGAGTTTCATTAACAGTTTTCTTCCTGAGGGAGGGCGGACAACAGCTTTTAGTAAACCATCCTTCCTACACTTCAACCCCTCTTATCACCTCTCTGACCCTGATGATCCAGAGGAACTCAACTCTGAGTCTTGTGAAATCGGAACATCCTTTAGCCAGCCATCGGAGCAAGACTCCAAGAGAATGTCAAGAGATGCTGCCAAGCAGCTCGCACAACAGTGCTTGCGTAGAGAGCAGGGACGCACCCAGTCTGCAGATGGGAGGCCCAGACCTTTCAGCCTAATTAAGGAGCCCAAAGGGGCCAATTGTACTCAGTCTGAAGAGAGCATTTTGGCAATATTCGATTCAGAAGGACAGCCTATTGAACTTTGTGCTCAGAAGCTCACAGCAGGTTCTGGGCCTCGAAATGACATACAAAGTAGTAAGGTAGTTGCCGATTACACAGACCTAGTGCCCCGAGAGAGGCCAACAAGgcagaaagcagaaaatgcaagAAACTACAGCATTCTTGAATCTCCAGAAAAGCCATCTGAATATCAAATTAGATCTAGCAAAACAAGCAATAGCAGGGAGGGCAGTGCAGAGAGGCTTTCAATGCAGCTGACTCCACAAAGGAAACTGATCAAACCACCAAGCAACCGACCCAATAAAGGCCATTCCATACTACCAATGAATGATTCTGCTGGTTCCAAGTCTAGTGGTTCAAAGATACCCGGCCGGAACAAACCTTCAGGATCCCCACTGGGATTGCCTAAGGGCTCTTCCTTTGACCCAAGTAACAATGAAAACTCAGGACCCTCTGGTCAGGAGAAATCCCCCTCCTCTCCTGCAGTTAAACTGTCCAGGTTCATAAAGACACCAGGAATCTGCTTACAGAGCCCAAAGACGGTAAACTCCAAGCTCCCCAGCAGGACCGAATGGAGTAAAGGCTCCTCCTCTGGTTCCCCGCACCTCTCAAGGAGGCCCCTGGAGTATGCTGACAAGGGTGAACAGCCAACCAGGGACAAACACTGTGAAACCACCAAAAACAAACTCAGGTCcccttctcctccccctcccccggGCCGCACCACCTCCTTACTGATTAGACCAAATTACGAAGGGTCGCCTCAAGCACATAAAACATGGGTGGCTCAAACATCCACACCAACCACTGTGAGGGGCCCTCCCCCAAGTTACCACACCTCACTTTTACCAAATATGCAAACTACGCTACCCATCAAGGATAAAGACTGTTTAGACTTGGATGCAGGCTACGGGACTGCACTTGCACCTCAAAAACTGGTTGAGAAAACCAGTCAGCACCTTCAAAAGTCCCCTGCCATGACACCTACTAAAGGCACTTCCAAGAGGATGACCTCGAAAGACTACCTCCCTTCTGCAAACTCAGGGTGTGCTCCAGAAACTGAAAAATCACCTAGAAGCTCAAAGAATGTCCCTCCTCCCTACAGTGCCCTCAGAGGGTCCTCACTTCAGAACGCATTTGCAAATAAAATAGGATCAACCCATGAAAATGTCCATCAGACAGTGCAGAAGACCTCTGTTAGTTTACCTATATCGCTTCAGGACAACCCTCAAGGTAAAACCGAACAACAAAATAGTAAAGCTGTTGTCAGCCCACCCAGCTTGGTCATGCTTTCCCCCAACACAGCAGAAAAAGCCTCAAAGACTCGCATCCCAATGGggtttaaacctttttttaaatctccacCCAGTCATAAAAATAGTCCCTCTATACCAGGCAAGCAAGAGAAAGATCATATCAACTCAGTCTCTAAGGAGACTGTGACGTCAAATGCTTCTACCCAATGTGACAGCTTGAAGCCAGTGTACAGTATTGAGTCCCCTCCCAAGATGTCCATTACAGAGGGGAACGGTGCGGTCAAGTGTAGGTTAAAGGAAGAAGACGTGCATGCTGCTGTGTTAGCAGAGGAGGGGGGCGTTTGCGATAAAGGGAAAAGCAGTAGTGAACTTTTCTCTAGATCAACATCTGTTACCAACAAATCTCATCTAAAGCCGGCCTTGGGCATGAATGGGGCCAAAGCCCGTAGCCAGAGTTTCAGCACCAACTACATTGAGAAACCCAACATCAATGTTCTCGATGGACCTGGTAAAATCCGAACTCAGATCATCACCAACTCTGGGGAAAGGGGAAACACTTTGTCAAGGCAGAGTTCCTTGGAGGTACCAAGTGTTAGCTTAGTGGAAAGCCCTATTCATTCCCCCAGGACAAGGCTTAGCCACTACGGAGGCATGACAGGGTCGAATAGTCACAACATCCTCCCTGAGAGAACTGTTAAATCAGGCTCCAAAGCTGAGAGATCCCATGTTAAAGAGGCACGTAGCTTACCCATCAGTGATAGGATTGGTTTGAACAACATTTGTAAGCCAGCAAAAGTTGCCTCTCATCCACAGTTTCAGCCTCCTTCCTCTTGTGTCCTTAGCTCAGAAAAGCCAGTGCGAGAGACAGAAGGCATAGCAACCACCCTGAATGAGCCAGACTTTAGCAGGGAAGTCCAAATCCAGACAGACTCTACGGttacagaggagaaaaaaatcagCCCAACAGTCTGCACTATTGAAGAGAAAGTCATGATGGGAATCGAAGAGAATTTGCAGAAATGTCAAGAACAGGAGAAGGTCGCTGCCAGCGAGACCAAACAGAAAACGGGCCCCTCTCTGGCAAACTGGTTCGGCCTCCGTAAGAGCAAACTTCCAGCTCTGGGCGTTAAGAAAGCAGACTCCCCCAAgggaaaagaggagaagaaggagtCGAAGATCGGATCAGTGCTTGGAGGCAAACATATGAAGTCTGACAAGAGGAAGgataagaagaaaaatgataaccagcagagagacagtcagGAAGTGCAGAATCTGTCTGAGATGAACAACAAGCTGAGCTCCATCATGGACCACTGCAACAATCAGATGGGTCAGATTGCCAGTCAGATCCAGTGTACAACAGCCTTTATCGCCAAAGACCAGTTTGTAAAAGAGATTCTTGGCAG GACTGCTGTGAAGGGCAACTGTGTGGCTGCATCGCCACCGGGGATGTCCACACCCAGGAGACACAGCGCAATGAAGGGAGATATGGAGATCTGTCCAGATACTGCT ACCCTTGTAATGACTCAGAAGATCAACCTGAGGGCTGAAAATGAGGAGGGACGCATCCCAGACACAGCTTGTCAAGACCACATGCTAG GCTCTAGCTGTCAGATGAGAACCTTGGACAGCGGGATCGGCACCTTCCCTCTCCCCGATTCCGTCACCCGGGCCAGCGGTCGCCACATCCCCAAATCTGAATCCAGCCCCGATGGGGTGACCGCTTGCTCCTCTGATCTTGATCGGGAGCCTCCCTCTTCTTACCCAGACCCCTCACAACCTAACGTGAAAGTGCCTTCCCTCCCAAAAACCTGCCTGCATGCCCCTGCCAGCATGGGTCACTCCCTGTCGGAGTCCAGTGTAACCTGCTGCAACAACACACAAGACACCCAGAGCCGCCTACCCAAATTAGCAGCATCAG ATGCAATCAGGACAAAGAGGTTAAGTCTTTGTGCTCCCCACAGCAACATCTTCACAGAggacaaaaagaaggaaagtgaGAGGAAGATGAAAGCCCATGACCATGATATGACCGGG GAAAAAGCTCTGCAAGTGTCCACACACTCGGGGAGTAGCAGCGACACCGAGACTGAAGCCGAGGGAACCGGAAGCTCACCCCAAAGGACCCTGATCAGCAGATCTAAGAGGGACTCAG TCAACCAGAATGAGGAGACCTTGAAGCGAAGCAGTATGGAGAAATCCTTGTTGATCATGGACTACTACCAGCATGATACATACTCACATCTGGAAAAGGACAGCAGGAGGATTTCTCAGTACAACCTGTTGCACAAGGAGTCATCCCTGGATGGTAAAGCAAGAGACAGGCTCAGT GAGGAGATTCCCATGGAGAAGATGCCCGTCAGTGCCCAGTCCGACTCTCTCGACTTCTCTTTGGAGTCCCTGAACCACCTgaaccacagcagctccagcagcagcagcctgtacCCAGACACGAGCTTAGGCAGCCGCAGAGTAGACTGCCACGCCGACGCAGGAAAGAGCAGGGAGGACTGCTGCAAGGGGGACGAGCCCTCCTCCTCCAGTATCTCTAGCAAGCCTGGGGCGGATCCGGTGGGCTCCCTCAGCGACTCGCTGTACGACAGCTTCTCCTCCTGCACCAGTCAGGGCTCCAACGAAGTGTAG
- the LOC117939235 gene encoding nck-associated protein 5-like isoform X4 yields the protein MHQDASSSSGEKLAVARLQREVARSKSEGTMREKLIHELEEERRLRLESEKRLREVTEESEVGRAQMVSLQQQFSRMEETVRSLLQNQGVGEQTAVDTVDIMKAYKDKLSEEVRKQYDGPEGNGSPSLIQTEPDLGRPPNADPDASQAEEDTDKSRPLLDRLKALEEKNSALASENESQREQYERCLDEVANQVVQALLTQKDLREECLKLRTRVFDLEQQNRALGVLFQQRIKPASDLLLQKLHSRILDISAADLLLETERSKAFLLSRNTDSPSSEIQLNGKAGLPVTKCLSQLSLTAPAPVYPRSSCSSSELSLSSACSEFSSGSYTWNDGRSCGKMSSLTWEKRLSLGSSAPSNICAALEEQLPTRRKESNILEGLRKLQRRKHRSSSASSKVSKSGDKDCMNSNEGIYSLGIKSGSKVVFKPTHVGRTAAVGGKKFSYDSDDADDELAHSRRGDNIPTKDSWLYCRRLSRSISDSLCSWEGIQDSGGGGDGSSGPGATKQPSGCYSKERPEKLMSFINSFLPEGGRTTAFSKPSFLHFNPSYHLSDPDDPEELNSESCEIGTSFSQPSEQDSKRMSRDAAKQLAQQCLRREQGRTQSADGRPRPFSLIKEPKGANCTQSEESILAIFDSEGQPIELCAQKLTAGSGPRNDIQSSKVVADYTDLVPRERPTRQKAENARNYSILESPEKPSEYQIRSSKTSNSREGSAERLSMQLTPQRKLIKPPSNRPNKGHSILPMNDSAGSKSSGSKIPGRNKPSGSPLGLPKGSSFDPSNNENSGPSGQEKSPSSPAVKLSRFIKTPGICLQSPKTVNSKLPSRTEWSKGSSSGSPHLSRRPLEYADKGEQPTRDKHCETTKNKLRSPSPPPPPGRTTSLLIRPNYEGSPQAHKTWVAQTSTPTTVRGPPPSYHTSLLPNMQTTLPIKDKDCLDLDAGYGTALAPQKLVEKTSQHLQKSPAMTPTKGTSKRMTSKDYLPSANSGCAPETEKSPRSSKNVPPPYSALRGSSLQNAFANKIGSTHENVHQTVQKTSVSLPISLQDNPQGKTEQQNSKAVVSPPSLVMLSPNTAEKASKTRIPMGFKPFFKSPPSHKNSPSIPGKQEKDHINSVSKETVTSNASTQCDSLKPVYSIESPPKMSITEGNGAVKCRLKEEDVHAAVLAEEGGVCDKGKSSSELFSRSTSVTNKSHLKPALGMNGAKARSQSFSTNYIEKPNINVLDGPGKIRTQIITNSGERGNTLSRQSSLEVPSVSLVESPIHSPRTRLSHYGGMTGSNSHNILPERTVKSGSKAERSHVKEARSLPISDRIGLNNICKPAKVASHPQFQPPSSCVLSSEKPVRETEGIATTLNEPDFSREVQIQTDSTVTEEKKISPTVCTIEEKVMMGIEENLQKCQEQEKVAASETKQKTGPSLANWFGLRKSKLPALGVKKADSPKGKEEKKESKIGSVLGGKHMKSDKRKDKKKNDNQQRDSQEVQNLSEMNNKLSSIMDHCNNQMGQIASQIQCTTAFIAKDQFVKEILGRTAVKGNCVAASPPGMSTPRRHSAMKGDMEICPDTATLVMTQKINLRAENEEGRIPDTACQDHMLGSSCQMRTLDSGIGTFPLPDSVTRASGRHIPKSESSPDGVTACSSDLDREPPSSYPDPSQPNVKVPSLPKTCLHAPASMGHSLSESSVTCCNNTQDTQSRLPKLAASDAIRTKRLSLCAPHSNIFTEDKKKESERKMKAHDHDMTGEKALQVSTHSGSSSDTETEAEGTGSSPQRTLISRSKRDSVNQNEETLKRSSMEKSLLIMDYYQHDTYSHLEKDSRRISQYNLLHKESSLDGKARDRLSEEIPMEKMPVSAQSDSLDFSLESLNHLNHSSSSSSSLYPDTSLGSRRVDCHADAGKSREDCCKGDEPSSSSISSKPGADPVGSLSDSLYDSFSSCTSQGSNEV from the exons GATGGAAGAGACGGTGCGGTCGCTGCTGCAGAATCAGGGCGTTGGGGAGCAGACTGCTGTGGACACGGTGGACATCATGAAGGCCTACAAG GATAAACTCTCAGAGGAAGTGCGTAAACAGTATGATGGCCCCGAAGGGAATGGCTCTCCGTCGTTGATTCAAACGGAGCCAGACCTGGGGCGGCCACCGAACGCTGATCCCGATGCCAGCCAAGCAGAAGAGGACACAGACAAATCCAGACCTCTTCTAGATCGCCTCAAGGCCCTGGAG GAGAAGAATTCTGCCTTGGCCTCGGAGAACGAGAGCCAGAGGGAACAGTATGAACGCTGTCTGGATGAG GTTGCAAATCAAGTTGTGCAGGCGCTTCTCACCCAGAAG GATCTGAGAGAGGAATGTCTGAAGCTGCGAACGCGGGTTTTTGACCTCGAACAGCAGAATAGGGCGCTGGGTGTTTTGTTCCAGCAGCGGATCAAGCCCGCCTCGGACCTGCTTCTCCAG AAACTCCACTCTCGGATCTTGGATATATCTGCGGCAGATTTGCTtctggagacagagagaagcaaGGCCTTCTTGCTCTCCAGAAACACAGACTCTCCCTCCAGT GAGATTCAGTTGAATGGAAAGGCAGGTCTCCCTGTGACGAAGTGTCTTAGCCAGCTGAGTCTGACAGCACCAGCGCCTGTTTATCCACGCAGCAGCTGTAGCAGTAGTGAGTTGTCCCTGTCAAGTGCGTGCAGTGAATTCTCCAGCGGCTCCTACACCTGGAATGATGGACGCTCCTGTGGGAAAATG TCATCTCTGACCTGGGAAAAGAGGCTGAGTTTGGGTTCATCAGCCCCGAGTAATATCTGCGCCGCCCTAGAGGAGCAGCTCCCCACAAGGCGCAAGGAGAGCAACATACTCGAGGGACTGAGAAAGCTCCAGAGGAGGAAACACAGGAGCTCTTCTGCTTCATCCAAGGTCTCCAAGTCAGGCGACAAAGACTGCATGAACTCCAACGAGGGCATCTATTCGTTGGGTATTAAGAGTGGCAGTAAAGTGGTTTTCAAGCCTACCCATGTGGGTAGAACTGCAGCCGTTGGGGGCAAGAAGTTCTCTTATGATTCAGATGATGCAGATGATGAATTGGCACATTCCAGGCGAGGAGATAACATTCCCACCAAAGACAGTTGGCTGTACTGTAGGAGGCTCTCCCGTAGCATTTCAGACAGTTTGTGTAGCTGGGAGGGGATACAGGacagtggaggtggaggtgacGGTAGCTCAGGACCCGGGGCTACAAAACAACCTTCTGGTTGTTACTCAAAAGAGCGTCCTGAGAAACTCATGAGTTTCATTAACAGTTTTCTTCCTGAGGGAGGGCGGACAACAGCTTTTAGTAAACCATCCTTCCTACACTTCAACCCCTCTTATCACCTCTCTGACCCTGATGATCCAGAGGAACTCAACTCTGAGTCTTGTGAAATCGGAACATCCTTTAGCCAGCCATCGGAGCAAGACTCCAAGAGAATGTCAAGAGATGCTGCCAAGCAGCTCGCACAACAGTGCTTGCGTAGAGAGCAGGGACGCACCCAGTCTGCAGATGGGAGGCCCAGACCTTTCAGCCTAATTAAGGAGCCCAAAGGGGCCAATTGTACTCAGTCTGAAGAGAGCATTTTGGCAATATTCGATTCAGAAGGACAGCCTATTGAACTTTGTGCTCAGAAGCTCACAGCAGGTTCTGGGCCTCGAAATGACATACAAAGTAGTAAGGTAGTTGCCGATTACACAGACCTAGTGCCCCGAGAGAGGCCAACAAGgcagaaagcagaaaatgcaagAAACTACAGCATTCTTGAATCTCCAGAAAAGCCATCTGAATATCAAATTAGATCTAGCAAAACAAGCAATAGCAGGGAGGGCAGTGCAGAGAGGCTTTCAATGCAGCTGACTCCACAAAGGAAACTGATCAAACCACCAAGCAACCGACCCAATAAAGGCCATTCCATACTACCAATGAATGATTCTGCTGGTTCCAAGTCTAGTGGTTCAAAGATACCCGGCCGGAACAAACCTTCAGGATCCCCACTGGGATTGCCTAAGGGCTCTTCCTTTGACCCAAGTAACAATGAAAACTCAGGACCCTCTGGTCAGGAGAAATCCCCCTCCTCTCCTGCAGTTAAACTGTCCAGGTTCATAAAGACACCAGGAATCTGCTTACAGAGCCCAAAGACGGTAAACTCCAAGCTCCCCAGCAGGACCGAATGGAGTAAAGGCTCCTCCTCTGGTTCCCCGCACCTCTCAAGGAGGCCCCTGGAGTATGCTGACAAGGGTGAACAGCCAACCAGGGACAAACACTGTGAAACCACCAAAAACAAACTCAGGTCcccttctcctccccctcccccggGCCGCACCACCTCCTTACTGATTAGACCAAATTACGAAGGGTCGCCTCAAGCACATAAAACATGGGTGGCTCAAACATCCACACCAACCACTGTGAGGGGCCCTCCCCCAAGTTACCACACCTCACTTTTACCAAATATGCAAACTACGCTACCCATCAAGGATAAAGACTGTTTAGACTTGGATGCAGGCTACGGGACTGCACTTGCACCTCAAAAACTGGTTGAGAAAACCAGTCAGCACCTTCAAAAGTCCCCTGCCATGACACCTACTAAAGGCACTTCCAAGAGGATGACCTCGAAAGACTACCTCCCTTCTGCAAACTCAGGGTGTGCTCCAGAAACTGAAAAATCACCTAGAAGCTCAAAGAATGTCCCTCCTCCCTACAGTGCCCTCAGAGGGTCCTCACTTCAGAACGCATTTGCAAATAAAATAGGATCAACCCATGAAAATGTCCATCAGACAGTGCAGAAGACCTCTGTTAGTTTACCTATATCGCTTCAGGACAACCCTCAAGGTAAAACCGAACAACAAAATAGTAAAGCTGTTGTCAGCCCACCCAGCTTGGTCATGCTTTCCCCCAACACAGCAGAAAAAGCCTCAAAGACTCGCATCCCAATGGggtttaaacctttttttaaatctccacCCAGTCATAAAAATAGTCCCTCTATACCAGGCAAGCAAGAGAAAGATCATATCAACTCAGTCTCTAAGGAGACTGTGACGTCAAATGCTTCTACCCAATGTGACAGCTTGAAGCCAGTGTACAGTATTGAGTCCCCTCCCAAGATGTCCATTACAGAGGGGAACGGTGCGGTCAAGTGTAGGTTAAAGGAAGAAGACGTGCATGCTGCTGTGTTAGCAGAGGAGGGGGGCGTTTGCGATAAAGGGAAAAGCAGTAGTGAACTTTTCTCTAGATCAACATCTGTTACCAACAAATCTCATCTAAAGCCGGCCTTGGGCATGAATGGGGCCAAAGCCCGTAGCCAGAGTTTCAGCACCAACTACATTGAGAAACCCAACATCAATGTTCTCGATGGACCTGGTAAAATCCGAACTCAGATCATCACCAACTCTGGGGAAAGGGGAAACACTTTGTCAAGGCAGAGTTCCTTGGAGGTACCAAGTGTTAGCTTAGTGGAAAGCCCTATTCATTCCCCCAGGACAAGGCTTAGCCACTACGGAGGCATGACAGGGTCGAATAGTCACAACATCCTCCCTGAGAGAACTGTTAAATCAGGCTCCAAAGCTGAGAGATCCCATGTTAAAGAGGCACGTAGCTTACCCATCAGTGATAGGATTGGTTTGAACAACATTTGTAAGCCAGCAAAAGTTGCCTCTCATCCACAGTTTCAGCCTCCTTCCTCTTGTGTCCTTAGCTCAGAAAAGCCAGTGCGAGAGACAGAAGGCATAGCAACCACCCTGAATGAGCCAGACTTTAGCAGGGAAGTCCAAATCCAGACAGACTCTACGGttacagaggagaaaaaaatcagCCCAACAGTCTGCACTATTGAAGAGAAAGTCATGATGGGAATCGAAGAGAATTTGCAGAAATGTCAAGAACAGGAGAAGGTCGCTGCCAGCGAGACCAAACAGAAAACGGGCCCCTCTCTGGCAAACTGGTTCGGCCTCCGTAAGAGCAAACTTCCAGCTCTGGGCGTTAAGAAAGCAGACTCCCCCAAgggaaaagaggagaagaaggagtCGAAGATCGGATCAGTGCTTGGAGGCAAACATATGAAGTCTGACAAGAGGAAGgataagaagaaaaatgataaccagcagagagacagtcagGAAGTGCAGAATCTGTCTGAGATGAACAACAAGCTGAGCTCCATCATGGACCACTGCAACAATCAGATGGGTCAGATTGCCAGTCAGATCCAGTGTACAACAGCCTTTATCGCCAAAGACCAGTTTGTAAAAGAGATTCTTGGCAG GACTGCTGTGAAGGGCAACTGTGTGGCTGCATCGCCACCGGGGATGTCCACACCCAGGAGACACAGCGCAATGAAGGGAGATATGGAGATCTGTCCAGATACTGCT ACCCTTGTAATGACTCAGAAGATCAACCTGAGGGCTGAAAATGAGGAGGGACGCATCCCAGACACAGCTTGTCAAGACCACATGCTAG GCTCTAGCTGTCAGATGAGAACCTTGGACAGCGGGATCGGCACCTTCCCTCTCCCCGATTCCGTCACCCGGGCCAGCGGTCGCCACATCCCCAAATCTGAATCCAGCCCCGATGGGGTGACCGCTTGCTCCTCTGATCTTGATCGGGAGCCTCCCTCTTCTTACCCAGACCCCTCACAACCTAACGTGAAAGTGCCTTCCCTCCCAAAAACCTGCCTGCATGCCCCTGCCAGCATGGGTCACTCCCTGTCGGAGTCCAGTGTAACCTGCTGCAACAACACACAAGACACCCAGAGCCGCCTACCCAAATTAGCAGCATCAG ATGCAATCAGGACAAAGAGGTTAAGTCTTTGTGCTCCCCACAGCAACATCTTCACAGAggacaaaaagaaggaaagtgaGAGGAAGATGAAAGCCCATGACCATGATATGACCGGG GAAAAAGCTCTGCAAGTGTCCACACACTCGGGGAGTAGCAGCGACACCGAGACTGAAGCCGAGGGAACCGGAAGCTCACCCCAAAGGACCCTGATCAGCAGATCTAAGAGGGACTCAG TCAACCAGAATGAGGAGACCTTGAAGCGAAGCAGTATGGAGAAATCCTTGTTGATCATGGACTACTACCAGCATGATACATACTCACATCTGGAAAAGGACAGCAGGAGGATTTCTCAGTACAACCTGTTGCACAAGGAGTCATCCCTGGATGGTAAAGCAAGAGACAGGCTCAGT GAGGAGATTCCCATGGAGAAGATGCCCGTCAGTGCCCAGTCCGACTCTCTCGACTTCTCTTTGGAGTCCCTGAACCACCTgaaccacagcagctccagcagcagcagcctgtacCCAGACACGAGCTTAGGCAGCCGCAGAGTAGACTGCCACGCCGACGCAGGAAAGAGCAGGGAGGACTGCTGCAAGGGGGACGAGCCCTCCTCCTCCAGTATCTCTAGCAAGCCTGGGGCGGATCCGGTGGGCTCCCTCAGCGACTCGCTGTACGACAGCTTCTCCTCCTGCACCAGTCAGGGCTCCAACGAAGTGTAG